The genomic segment ACCTCGCCGTAGAACACAGCCTCGAGCCGATCGCCCTGGCCCGGAACCACAACATATCCGCGCAATTGCTTCTGCGGCAGCTTGCCCATGTCCGGCAGGAAGCTGTCTGTCGCAAGCCAGGCTGCCTGATCGTAAAGATACATCTGCAGGCCAAGCTTCTCGGCCCGCGCCGTCTCAGCGGCATAGGGCACTTCCGCCTCAGCCGGTGACGGTGCAATGTCTTCCGCTGCTGCCGGCACCTGAAGCGCACAGACAGTAACGGCGCCGAGAATCGCCTTCCAATGCATAGATCCCCCTTTCCTGCAGCGGACTATGCTGCCAGATTCAGTGTGCCGCCAGCACCAACCGAACCATCCTTGTCCCGCAGCGATTGACTTGCCGCCGCACCGGTGACAGCCTTAGCCCATGCACGGACACTTCTTCCGACATCTGGGTGGTCAACTCCTCGCGGGCATGTAGCCCCGGGTCCGGTGCGCACACGCCCCGCGCCCGGGGCGAACTTCCAAGACCGAACGCGGCACCAGGCCGCATCGTTTCCTGTCCGGAGGTGCCAGCACCATGACAAATACCAAGGCCTCGCGCAGGCCGCCCATTCACATGATCGACAATGAGGCCGAAAGCCTCGCCAATCTCGCCATCGGCAATAGCGAGCGTTTCCCGGAAGCCAGCGAGCTGCTGCTGCGCGAGATCGACCGCGCCAGCCTTCACCCAGCCGGGAAGGTTCCGGCAGGCGTGGTGACAATGAACTCAACCGTGGAATTCGCGGACGGCACCCATGAAGGCGGCCATACGATCCAGCTCGTCTATCCCGGCCAGGCGGATATTGCTGCGGGCAAGCTCTCCGTCCTCACCCCGGTGGGCGCCGGTCTGATCGGGCTGGCCGAAGGGCAGTCGATCATCTGGCCCGCCCGCAATGGCAGCGAGCGCGTGCTGACCATCCGCAAGGTAGCCCAGCCAGCCTGATCCCTATTGAACAAGCCCGTGCTTGCGGATGCAGTGGCGAAGCTGATCGTAGGTTAGCCCGAGCGCCTTGGCCGTCTGCCGCTGGTTCCAGCGG from the Erythrobacter sp. SG61-1L genome contains:
- the rnk gene encoding nucleoside diphosphate kinase regulator, with translation MTNTKASRRPPIHMIDNEAESLANLAIGNSERFPEASELLLREIDRASLHPAGKVPAGVVTMNSTVEFADGTHEGGHTIQLVYPGQADIAAGKLSVLTPVGAGLIGLAEGQSIIWPARNGSERVLTIRKVAQPA